Genomic segment of Parabacteroides pacaensis:
AACGTTAATTTTCAATTGTTTCTTAGTGTCTAGTTGCGCGTCGTTATAAAAGAAGCGATAATCACTTTGTTTTTCTATTTCCTTAAATATTTCAGTGAGGGTTCCTTGTGAAATATCCAAAGTGATCATTTGTGTTTTGTTTGTCGCTGCTTGCATAGGAAATACAAGGGTACAAAGGTACACGAGTATAATTTGTTTGAGAAGGTAGTACCGAGTTCTACTAGAACTTAGCTGACTCCTTGTGGAAAAATAATTTAGCATAATTATTAATTTAAGATTCTATATTTACTAATTAATAAAAATAATGGCTATAATAGCTATACTATTGATAGCAGAATAAATGATTTTTTCTTTAACATATATTTTATTTCATAGGCAATTATATTTTAAGAGTTAATATTTTATTCAATTGATAATGATCGTATCTTTAACTATTTGATAATTAATAGATGTATTTGTTTTTATTACTCTCAAAATTTCCGAGAGAGATTCATTTTCATTAAAATGTCCGCTAAAACGTAATTCTTTTATTTGCTGATTCTTAAACAGAAATACAACATTATAATTACGTTGCAGAGATTTTGCTATTTCTTCCAAATACATTCTTTCAAAAGATAATCCCCCCTCTTTCCATTGTGCAAACATTTGTTTGTCATAAGGCATAGTCTCTATTTTGCTTTCTTTTTTATGATAAATAGCGACCTGGTTGGGATTTAGTAAAACTTGTTGTTCAATGGGGAAAGATTGAATAGCTACTTTTCCATTGAACAAAGCTGTTGTTAACTTAGAATCATCCTCATAGGCACATATATTAAAGGTAGTTCCTAGGGCTTTCACTTCTACTTCATTCGTTTTTACGATAAAAGGAATTCTTTTATTTTTTGCAACCTCGAAATAAGCTTCACCAATTAAATTAATCTTTCGATTAGTTATTCCGTAGTCTATTCCATATTCTAATGTTGTACAAGCATTTAACCAAACCTTACTACCATCAGGTAGTTGTAAAAAACTTCTTTCCCCTTTATCTGTCACTATTTTATACGAACTACTTAAACCGGAGTACTCTTTATAAGTCAGATAAAAAAAGGTAGCAGACAAAATAAATCCAATTAATATGGCAGCCGCATATTTTAAACTATGAAGAAAAAGTTTTCTTTTTTTATTATAGACAGGATGCATAGAATGTTTTTGTAGAATGACTTTATAAAGCCGTTCCCATTCTTTATCTACATTCACTTCTTCCTGTAAACTTTCTTCTATTATTTTGTTAATATATTTTGCCATCTTAGTTGTTTATACACTACGTATAAACTTTACTTTTGTTTTGCTCTTATTATTATGACACATTTACTCAAAACATTACTTACAGGTAATTTTATGTTTTTTATTTCTTGGGGGTAGAGAAAAGATGTATGAAAGTTTCCTTAGATTGTTTTTGATTTATGGAACCTCCTTTTTCCGATGTCCTTCCACCCTCCTCTGTCATCCCGCGCTTGACGCGGGATCTCTGGTCACTAAAGCTAGCTTGCCACGACGGGAGATGGCGAATCAAGTCTGCCATGACAGGGTTGGACAAAAAGTTATTTTTGGGTTATTTTGTTATTGGTAGGACGCAAGCCGAAGAATCTCTGATCGACAGGTGGACGATTAAATGTTTAGGATGTTCATTCTTAAAACTATCTTATGAAACCTATAATACTTCCTATTAAATATTAGAAGCTGTTTTGAATTAGTAATCGTAAAAAAAATAAAAATATTCGTAACCATTCGGTCTATTACCTATAAAAACAGCATTCCATACAAACGGAGTCTTTCCCCAGACCGTTTATCAGTGGATACTATTAAAAAGATTCTATTGATTTATCCAGTTGAAAGGTAATAAGGAAGAATAGTCATTGGCCAGCATGAATGCTTGGTCCTGAACTTTTATAAGGACGCTACTGAGCCACTGTTGCGGATTTACATTATGCTCCCGGCAACAGCCCAGTAAGGAGAAAAAGATGGCTGCGGCATGAGCTGCCTCATGGGAGCCGGAGAAAAGAACATTTTTACGGTTCAATGTCAGAGGTCGAAGGGAACGTTCT
This window contains:
- a CDS encoding FecR family protein, yielding MAKYINKIIEESLQEEVNVDKEWERLYKVILQKHSMHPVYNKKRKLFLHSLKYAAAILIGFILSATFFYLTYKEYSGLSSSYKIVTDKGERSFLQLPDGSKVWLNACTTLEYGIDYGITNRKINLIGEAYFEVAKNKRIPFIVKTNEVEVKALGTTFNICAYEDDSKLTTALFNGKVAIQSFPIEQQVLLNPNQVAIYHKKESKIETMPYDKQMFAQWKEGGLSFERMYLEEIAKSLQRNYNVVFLFKNQQIKELRFSGHFNENESLSEILRVIKTNTSINYQIVKDTIIIN